CGCGCCTTGAGTTCATTGCTGACGCGGTCGGAGAGCGGTGAGCGCGTGGGAATGTCCTTGAGCGTCCGCCGGCGGTTGACCACGGGCCGGCCGTCCACGAAGCGCCACAGCCACGCGTTGAAGCTGCCGAACTCCTCCTGCACCTTGACGAAAGCGCGCGCGTTGCGGATCGCCGACTCGACTTTCTGCCGGTTGCGGACAACGCCGGGATCCTTGAGCAGGCTCTCGACTTTGCGCGAGTCGAAGCGGGCGACCTGGGCGGGTTCGAGTCCTGCGAACGCCTTCCGGTACGATTCGCGCTTGCGCAGCACGATGGCCCAGCTCAATCCCGCCTGCGCGCCTCCGAGGACGAGATGCTCGTAGAGCATCCTGTCATCGTGTTGAGGCACGCCCCACTCGGCATCGTGGTAGCGGATGTTGAGCTCGTCCTTCGGCCATGCGCATCGCTTCATTGCACGGAGTCAATGGGCGAAGCCTCGCTCATCTTCGGGCAGCGGCTGGCCTTTCGTTTCCGGCGCAAAAGGCAGGACAATCAGGCCCAGCAGGAACACTGCGCACATCGTCACGCCGGCGTAACGCATCGGCTCGGGTTGATCCTTGTAAACTTCGCTCGTGAGCAGGCCGAGCACCGCGGGACCGGACGCGGCGACGAAGCGCCCGACGTTGTAGCAGAAGGAAATCCCGGTGCTGCGCAGCCGCGTGGGAAACAACTCGGGGAAGTAAACCGCGTAACCGCCGAACAGCGAGAGCTGGCACACGCCCATGATCGGAATCATCCAGAAAACCTGGCTGCGCTCGCGGAGGAACAGGAACACCATCGCCGTGCTGAGCAGCGC
The DNA window shown above is from Verrucomicrobiota bacterium and carries:
- a CDS encoding DNA-3-methyladenine glycosylase I, which translates into the protein MKRCAWPKDELNIRYHDAEWGVPQHDDRMLYEHLVLGGAQAGLSWAIVLRKRESYRKAFAGLEPAQVARFDSRKVESLLKDPGVVRNRQKVESAIRNARAFVKVQEEFGSFNAWLWRFVDGRPVVNRRRTLKDIPTRSPLSDRVSNELKARGFNFVGTTIVYAVLQAVGVVNDHTVDCFRHRELGG